The segment CGCCAGGCACTCGACCTGCTGGGCGGTGTGTCGAAGAAAGAAAACAAAGAGTGGGAAAAGCTGTTTAACGCCATGGGTTAACGGTTTTTCTTTGTAGTCGCTGCCGCAGGCTGCGAGGGGTTCAGTGGCGTTTCCAGGAAAACGGGTTGCTCCGCAACCCTTCGCAGCCTTTGGCAGCGACTACAGGTTTTGTGGGTTTGGGCCAGTATTTACGGGGCAGGGAAGGTAAGTGGTTGTTCTCACGGCAAATTTTTTTTAAAAAGTTTAAAAATAAGTTTGACAGCCTATCCATCCAGTCTTAATATGCGCCCCGTCCACACAGCAACACGAAACAAGCAGCAACAACACGCTGCGGTGACTGTCTGGGGCTATAGCTCAGCTGGGAGAGCGCTTGCATGGCATGCAAGAGGTCAACGGTTCGATCCCGTTTAGCTCCACCAAATTTACAGTTCAATGTCTGGCCACACCGGCATTGAATCGATCAGCACTCAGCGCTGATCAGTTAGAAGGTTTGTGTCCCCTTCGTCTAGTGGCCTAGGACACCGCCCTTTCACGGCGGTAACAGGGGTTCGAGTCCCCTAGGGGACGCCAGTTTTACAGAAGCAGCACTTCGGTGATGCTCCGCCGCCAGGCGATAAATCGGGGCTATAGCTCAGCTGGGAGAGCGCTTGCATGGCATGCAAGAGGTCAACGGTTCGATCCCGTTTAGCTCCACCAATTTACAGTTCAATGTCGGGCCACACTGGCATTGAATCGATCAGCACTTGCTGCTGATCACTGTTAGAAGGGTTTGTGTCCCCTTCGTCTAGTGGCCTAGGACACCGCCCTTTCACGGCGGTAACAGGGGTTCGAGTCCCCTAGGGGACGCCACGATTACCCGCTATGCGGGATTTATAAGGGTCATTCGATTATTGAATGGCCCTTTTGTTTGTCTGCAGTTTTTATATTCCTCGCCTCGAAGCTTGCAGCCGCCCCCTCTGCGTTACACTGCGCTCCTTATTTTTTTAGGGGGAGACAAGGCATGAGTTGGGATTTGGCAGCACCGTTCATCATTGACCTGACCGTTCAGGCCGAAGACATCGACGGGTTCGGTCATGCCAATAACGCGGCCTATGTAGTCTGGCTGGAACGTTGTGCCTGGCGCCACTCGCAGCGTCTGGGGCTGGATCTCACCGAGTACCGTCGCCTTGATCGCGCCATGGCGGTGTCCCGCCATGAAATCGATTATCTGGCCAGTGCCTATGAAGACGATGAGCTGCAATTGGCAACCTGGATTGTCGATTGTGACCAGCGCTTGCGCATGACCCGCCACTTTCAGCTTGTACGCCCCAGCGATGGCGTGACCCTGTTGCGTGCGCAAACCACGTTTGTCTGCATCGAGCTGTCCACGGGCAAGGCCAAGCGCCTGCCGCCCGAGTTCCTTGAAGGTTATGGTCCGGCTGTCGTCACGGCCTGATCAGCAGCGCCTGCTCATACCGATTGCCCACATAACGGCGTAAACTGCCGCACGTTTTTCATGAGAGTCACCCATGCAAATTGCTTTGGCGCCGATGGAGGGGTTGGTCGACAACATCCTGCGTGATGTCCTGACCCGCACCGGCGGTATTGATTGGTGTGTGACCGAATTTATTCGGGTCACCGAGCGGTTGTTACCGGAAGCCTACTTCCATAAATTCGCCCCCGAATTGCAGCACGGTGCGCAGACGCGTTCCGGCGTGCCGTTGCGCGTACAGTTACTGGGTTCTGATCCGGCCTGTCTGGCCGACAACGCGGCGCTGGCCGTTGAGTTGGGTTCCGGGGTGATTGACCTCAATTTTGGCTGCCCGGCCAAGACCGTGAACAAGTCCCGTGGTGGTGCGGTGCTGCTCAAGGAGCCCGAACTGCTGCATGCGATCCTGCTGCAGGTGCGACGCACTGTGCCTGCGCATATCCCGGTGACCGCCAAGATGCGCCTGGGCTTTGATACGCCAGACAGCGCCAATGAGTGCGCGATTGCCCTGGCCGAAGGGGGCGCAAGCCAGATCGTGGTGCACGCGCGGACCAAGATGGATGGCTACAAGCCGCCTGCCCATTGGGAGTACATCGCCCAGGTACAGGAAGCGGTGAAGGTGCCGGTGTTTGCCAATGGCGATATCTGGTCGGTTGAAGATTGGCGCCGTTGCCGCGAAATCAGCGGTGCTGAAGACATCATGCTGGGTCGCGGCCTGGTGTCGCGGCCCGATCTGGCCCGGCAAATTGCCGCAGCCCGTGCCGGTGTTGAAGTGGTGCCGATGACCTGGGCTGATTTGCAGCCCATGATCCGCGATTTCTGGGCGCAGGCCGAAGCCCAGCTGACGCCACGTTCAGCCCCCGGGCGCCTGAAGCAGTGGTTGGCCATGCTGACCCGCAACTACCCTGAAGCCGTGGTGCTGTTCAATGCCATGCGCCGTGAAACCGACTGTGAGAAGGTCCGGCATATGGTCAACAACCCGCCTGCTGACGCTGCCTGAAACGGCTGAAAAAAATTTTCAGAAAAACCCTTGAAACGGTTTTGACGGTCCCTATCTAAGGGGTACGCGATGCCGAAACCGGGTCGCGTAACAAAATCTCGCTGAAATCAGGAGGATGAAATTATGAGCAACGCATTTTCAATGGCGCCACTGTTCCGTAATTCTGTCGGCTTTGACCGTTTTAGTGATTTGTTTGAAACCGCTTTACGCAACGATTCGAGCGGCGGCTACCCACCTTACAACGTTGAAAAACGTGGTGAAGACAGCTATCGCATTGTGGTTGCGGCTGCAGGCTTCCAGCAGGATGATCTGGACCTGCAAGTTGAGAAAGGCGTGCTGACCGTGAGCGGCAGCAAACGTGAAAGCACCAGCGAAGAAGGCGTGACCTTCTTGCATCAAGGCATTGCACAGCGGGCATTTAAATTGTCCTTCCGTCTCGACGACCATATCGAGATCAAAGGCGCAAACCTGAGCAATGGTTTGCTGAGCATCGACCTGCAGCGGGTGGTGCCGGAAGAGGCAAAAGCCAAACGCATCCCGATCAATGGGAATTCGCAGCCTGCTCTGCAAAACTGATCTGAGCACGTGCTGAAAAAGAACCCCGTCTTCAGGCGGGGTTCTTTTTATCCGGATGAATATCAAGAGCAGCACGCAGGCATTTGTCCCCGACCTCTCCCCGGGGCAAGTGCCTGCTTTTCATGTCCAGAACGTCACTTTCCAGCCTGACCTGCGGTCAACTGGTGTTTTTGCAGGTTCTTGTCGGCTTTGTAGCGCAAGGCTACGTCGGGCACGCTGCCGCTTTTACCGGTTTCAACCCAGTTGCGAATCCGCCCTGCATCGGCGAAGTGGGTGTATTTGCCAAAGGCATCCAGAATCACCAGCGATACCGGGCGATTGCCCATCTCGGTTACCAGCACCAGGCAGTGGCCAGCCTGATTGGTAAATCCGGTCTTGGTGATCTTGATATTCCACTTGTCCTTTTTGACCAGATGATCGGTGTTATGAAAGCCCAGTGTGTAGTTGGGTTTGCGGAATGCCACGGTTTTTTCTTTGGTGGTGCTCAGCTGGCTGAGCATCGGGTAGTGCCGTGCCGTTGCCAGCAGCTTGCTCAAATCGCGCGCGGTGGACACGTTGTGAATCGACAGGCCGGTCGGCTCAACGTAGTGGGTGCTCATCATGCCCAGGCTTTTGGCCTTGGCGTTCATGGCTGCGATAAACGCCACATAGCCGCCCGGGAAGTGATGGGCAAGGCTGGCAGCCGCACGGTTTTCCGATGACATCAGGGTGATCAGCATCATTTCGCGACGCGAGAGTTCGCTGCCAATCTTGACCCGGGAAAACACGCCTTTCATTTCTGGCGTGTCGCTGATGTTGACCGAAATGTATTCATCCATCGACTGTTTGGCGTCCAGCACCACCATGGCGGTCATCAGTTTGGTCACGGAGGCGATGGGGACGATGGCGTCAGGGTTGCTGGCAAAAATGACCTTGTTGGTCTGCAGGTCGATCAGCATCGCGCTGCCTGAGGCGATATGCAGCTGTGAGGTATCCCTTGGGGCCGAAATGCTTTCAGCCGCTGCGGCGATTGAAGAGGCGCTGGTGCCTGCCAGAACTAAACACAGGCTCAAAATAGAAAGATGAATTTTCACGCAGAATGACTCAAGGATGGTTGGGAAGTACCGGGCTGCAACGGCTGTTACACACATAACGTTACATTTTGTCAGTATGGATCAATAGCGGCAGAAATGCCTGATTTCGCAGGGTTTATCAGAGAATATTCATGGCCGGGGCTTCGAGGTGCCAGTGCAGCTGGCAGGCCTCAACGGGAGGTGCTGGCGAATCAAGGATTCGTGCTCGGGCGAGCCTAGCAGTGCAATGCTGTTGGCTGGCTGAACGACTTGAGCGTTCGACCCTGGCTCTGGAGGCCGCGAAAAGTCAGTAACGCAGGAGGCGGGGATTTATCAGGTTCGACGCCTGTGAGGCTGTGGCCCCACAGGCGTGAACGGGTGCTTCAGGATTCAGCTCGATAGTGCAGCAAGTCCCCCGGCTGGCAATCGAGTGCGATGCAAATGGCTTCCAGGGTGGCGAGCCTTATACCTTTGACCTTCCCTTGCTTGAGCAGTGACAGGTTCTGCTCGGTAATGCCGACCATTTGCGCGAGGTCCTTGGATTTGACCTTGCGCATGGCCAGCATGACGTCCAGCTTAATTTCGATCGGCATCTTGGCCTCTTAAACAAACTGCTGATTTTCCCGTGCCATCGAACAGGCGTTGTATAGGCTGCGGGCGATGATCATAAGAGAAGCGGAGAGGAATAAGGCAACAAGATGCGACGGTTCAAAGCTGATGGTGAACAAACGCTCGCCGTCAGGGCGCAAAAATGTGATCCAGACGCTCATGACCGGTGTCAGCAAGAGGCAGGCCAGCACCCATGAAGCGACACTCTTGCCTACTTTCCCCAGCAGTTCAGCCGACTCCGCCGAGAAGTATTCCCCGTTGCTGTAGGCCAGAAACAGGCTGCGCAGCGCCAGCAAACCCTTGGCCAGTATCGGCAGGGGGATGCTGGACAGCACAATGGCCCCTGCGACTTGCCACCAGGGCATCTGCAGAATGTCTGCGTTCAATGTTTTGGTCATGGCGCTCAGGCTGAATCCGCCGACGTAGGTGCCAATGACGTTGGGGAAGATCCAGTAAGCGATATTGGCCAGGAGCATGCCCACCACGAGCGCCAGGGTGGCGGTTGCCAGGGTTCTGCTGCGATCGGCCAGGTGATCGGTTTTCATCTGAAAGTCCTTCTGTAGTACTGATGATGATTAAGTGCCCGGATTCTGCGCAGAAACGGTAGGCGATGTTTTAAGGCC is part of the Pseudomonas sp. ML2-2023-3 genome and harbors:
- a CDS encoding helix-turn-helix transcriptional regulator, with translation MPIEIKLDVMLAMRKVKSKDLAQMVGITEQNLSLLKQGKVKGIRLATLEAICIALDCQPGDLLHYRAES
- a CDS encoding DUF2975 domain-containing protein gives rise to the protein MKTDHLADRSRTLATATLALVVGMLLANIAYWIFPNVIGTYVGGFSLSAMTKTLNADILQMPWWQVAGAIVLSSIPLPILAKGLLALRSLFLAYSNGEYFSAESAELLGKVGKSVASWVLACLLLTPVMSVWITFLRPDGERLFTISFEPSHLVALFLSASLMIIARSLYNACSMARENQQFV
- the pbpG gene encoding D-alanyl-D-alanine endopeptidase is translated as MKIHLSILSLCLVLAGTSASSIAAAAESISAPRDTSQLHIASGSAMLIDLQTNKVIFASNPDAIVPIASVTKLMTAMVVLDAKQSMDEYISVNISDTPEMKGVFSRVKIGSELSRREMMLITLMSSENRAAASLAHHFPGGYVAFIAAMNAKAKSLGMMSTHYVEPTGLSIHNVSTARDLSKLLATARHYPMLSQLSTTKEKTVAFRKPNYTLGFHNTDHLVKKDKWNIKITKTGFTNQAGHCLVLVTEMGNRPVSLVILDAFGKYTHFADAGRIRNWVETGKSGSVPDVALRYKADKNLQKHQLTAGQAGK
- a CDS encoding Hsp20 family protein; this encodes MSNAFSMAPLFRNSVGFDRFSDLFETALRNDSSGGYPPYNVEKRGEDSYRIVVAAAGFQQDDLDLQVEKGVLTVSGSKRESTSEEGVTFLHQGIAQRAFKLSFRLDDHIEIKGANLSNGLLSIDLQRVVPEEAKAKRIPINGNSQPALQN
- a CDS encoding tRNA-dihydrouridine synthase; its protein translation is MQIALAPMEGLVDNILRDVLTRTGGIDWCVTEFIRVTERLLPEAYFHKFAPELQHGAQTRSGVPLRVQLLGSDPACLADNAALAVELGSGVIDLNFGCPAKTVNKSRGGAVLLKEPELLHAILLQVRRTVPAHIPVTAKMRLGFDTPDSANECAIALAEGGASQIVVHARTKMDGYKPPAHWEYIAQVQEAVKVPVFANGDIWSVEDWRRCREISGAEDIMLGRGLVSRPDLARQIAAARAGVEVVPMTWADLQPMIRDFWAQAEAQLTPRSAPGRLKQWLAMLTRNYPEAVVLFNAMRRETDCEKVRHMVNNPPADAA
- a CDS encoding thioesterase family protein; this translates as MSWDLAAPFIIDLTVQAEDIDGFGHANNAAYVVWLERCAWRHSQRLGLDLTEYRRLDRAMAVSRHEIDYLASAYEDDELQLATWIVDCDQRLRMTRHFQLVRPSDGVTLLRAQTTFVCIELSTGKAKRLPPEFLEGYGPAVVTA